tgttttgtggaatattcaatgacatatcaggggcggatgcaggatttgtgacaggggggggggtctggtccagccgcgcctgaacgtaagaatatctaagcggagcgccatcattggttggcgcggagcgtacaagaaaatttttggctttacaaaccccccagatggccggaaacggcacttcccgagtattctaagcagcatgtacctagcctgaaaatatggatctcatgtctgcaatttcaggccccccgtagctacgccactgatcacgcatgtgGCACTTTCCCTCGagcgcggtaaaaaaaaaaaaaaaaaaaaaaaaaaaaaaaatcaggattttcaaaaagggggggcccgggccccccgggccccccctggatccgcccctgggtatagtactagtagtatataTGCCAAGCGGTAAAATGAGCATTCTACAATTGTAATTTTACATTTAGTTTCTTACATTTATTCTCCTTCCTTTTACATACAAATTTCCCTATCGATCTGTCATTTTTAGTCTACCGTGGAACATAATAAACTAACGTCACGTTACCGCGCACAAAAGTCACAATGAAGAGCTATCCAGAACCGCCGTCACGCTTCTATATCAGGACAGCAGATGCCATAACTGGCTCATTTCTATAGCTAATAGATGGACTATCACAAGCGTGCCACCATGATGGATACATTCATGTCCGTAAATGTTCATGACAGTGTGTATACTTGAAATTATAATATTCGAGTGACCGACTAATGGCTGAAGCCTTGACGAGTAACTTATTTTTATAGCGAATCCAATATACAAGACGGTAACTTTCCGGGAGAAAGAGACGTATGGAGAGAGGAAAATTGACATCATGATACATTCACAAAAGATACCAAACAAAGCATCCTACACCAGCTCTTTCAAACATTCCACCGTCTCTAGCTCTCCACGACCGTAGCTTATGTCTCTTCATTTTAGCATGATCATTATGGCTATCGCGGTATATACGCTTACCAATTTGAGTTGAATAACGGCACAACCTTATCGAATTCACAACTTTCTCGTAATTGTGACCATATCCTGATAGTTTTGAttagttgattttttttattacagttGCTTATACAGAGTTTGCTTATATTGACTTTATTATTCCTTGTTTGTACTCCACTTAATCATGTACACGGACATCATAATGTCCACAAAGGTCATTTCGTTTGACTAGAGTTcgaatatataaatttattgaGACGTTAAGGTATGTTGCTCCTTTAGCTGGTTGGTCGAAGTTTCATCTCTACGAACTTGATATTGCAATATACATAATCGGAAGAGAAGATATTTTGTCCAGATCCTCCATTGTAAACTCCGTTTAAATTTTCACCAGTACACGTATAGTAGCAACTGTTGACTTGGAAACATGAACAAAAGTAACCAAAACAATCAGAACACCAATCATCCATGTGCCACCATCCACTCTTGTTCTTTTCAGCGCAGTTAAAGGAGCTACAACCGTCGTTATCGTTGTCATGGGTGCTGAAAGAGCTGCCTTTGCTGCGGGAGAGTTCCGTCCCTGGGAAATGAAGGAATAAATCTCATAGATAACACTATTTGTTGCCATGATAATACCGGATATGAGCTTCaatagaaatatgaaaaatggcAGCAAGTCCTATGACATGAAACATATTCTTGATAGTAAGCAATGACCACCTGTCCTGTTTTAACTGTTCAATATATCATACCAAGAAAGCGACTTTGTGCaatcaccaaaacaaaaaaggagAAAATCGAGGATATTCAGGGGTCAATGTTTTCTAGTTTTCCAACCAAGAACGGTGAATTTTGTAATTGCTAGCACAATCATTATATGCAGCCATTTGAATGTATTTTCCAAATGGGCTAATTTCAGGTTGTTCACATTGTAAAGtgattatattaaaaaaaaaagatgtttacAACTATCAAACCAAACTTACAACTTGGTCAATTATAGTATGAGAAGTGTGGACATTTCGAACGAACCTGCGTTACCACTATGGTTGCCTAGTTTGTTCATCCTGTATTTGGTGGTTTTCGATTCTATGGCAAACTCGGTATATTCAGCATACTGGGATTGTCCTCCTGAAGTAAAAATATCGAAGCGAAGCTTATAGTTTTTCTGTGCTGTCAGGTAatgaattttgtcatttccaagccaaaaGTTTGCGCTGACATCACCAAAGCCGATCTTGTATGTATCCCAGTTTTGGTAAAAATCTGTAGTACCATCAATGCGACGTTGAAAAACCGGTAAAAAATGAAGAGAGACTTAAGCACGAATTTTACATTCAAGTTATAATCAACGAAAAGCAGTTATGCAGACCGGGTGCTTGTTTCATTCTTGTTGGATTAGCTCAGTAAAGTATACATAACATTCATAATGGCCATGTAACGGTCATGATACTAGTATAGGCCAATAAGACAAGTACGAAAGTCACTAGAATTGTTCGAGCAGAGTAACAGAGTACATAGGTTCTTGATTTTGTCAGTCTATACTAGATTCCATAAACAGCTAAGAATGAAGATCGAGTATATGCAGCCATTTTGGAATTAGAGAACACGTGTAAGGACCTACTACAACCAGGGAGTAATTACAAACTAAAAGGTAAATTCTGTTTTCAAGCCGTAACGAAATATGCGGTTATGTGGCATAGGAAGCACTAATGCTGTTTTTGTTTCCTCTGATTCTGATAAAATTTAACGGTAAAGGGTTAATACTGTCAACGTTATATCATGAAGAGTTTTGGTTTCAGATAAAGATACATTGTAACTGACTTACTGTCCAGCCCCCGCCATTATCCATTTTACAGTAAACATGGAATGCTGAGCCAGGCCATCCAGCAGGAAGGATTTTGTAAACACCATCTTGCGTATAACCAGCATCGTAAACCTCCTTACAGTCTGAATACAATACTTTAAAACAAATagaccaaaaaaacaaacaataaaacattttcagcTCTCATGAAATACttgatacaaaaacaaaattattatacTTTCTATCCATTTTGAAGATATACGTTAACTTTTCTAAAACCTAGTAAACGTTTTCGAGCAATTGCAAATACTTCAACTTTATACTTTCAGTATAAATCAACacactatctaccaacatataATTCAATTACAACTGGGTATACTCACATCGAACCAACAAGTgcaattcaaatcaattttttcCGGCATGATAAAAAGGTAATTGAAAAGGAAGCATGCAGCTATATTGATTTCTTTCACTTGGTAAGTACTATACGAAATCATATTGTTTAAACCAGGTCGAAAACTACATATAAGAGGTAATAAAACCAATGTCCAGACATGGTTAGAGAACAGTAGCTCGTCATCTAGTAACGATGTATTCTAACTTCTAACAAAGAcgaatttcatatttgtcaatagGCATTCACTAGGTACATTGATCAATATATTTGGCAATATATACAACAGTTTGCTGTAAGATTCATTATAAGTTTATGTTGTTTTGTCAGGATTTTTTTTATCGAGCCCAATGAAAGGAAAGGCCTAAGCAACATGAAAGAGATCCGTTCCTTCTGATAGAAAAGGTAAACAAAACTATCACTTACAAACTTACCAGGTGGAGTAGTAGTGGGTGATTCCGTAGTACTTGGCTTTATTGTGTGTTGTGCCGTTCCTATGAAAATACAAGGATAAAGCCCATTTAATTTCATCAAACAGAACCCTTTAACAGATACTACATAGGCAGTAATATATCCGTTACATTTATCAATCTTAAGCGTAAGTGGAAATCATAGTTCTGTTATGCATTAAGTCTTGTTGCAAAGtttgtaaaatattataaacatatttcaTAGCTTATTTCTAAAGTGCAATATTTTATGAAACCtttttgagatgaaaaaaaaatgagcttAAAGCTACAACAACACATACTGAAATAGGAGACTGACTTATGACATTACAAATAATATTACCATCGGAGTAAAATAagggaaaaatattaaaattaatcatACCAGGTGACGTAGTAGTTGATAATTCAGTTGTACTTGGCTTTATAGTTTCTTCTGTCGTTCCTGgaagaaacaaacaatacatcAACTTACTTTTGTACACAAACCAAGTACCTGTAATTGCAGCATTTTATAATGAAAGGCATTTTTCTATTTATCTTCCCAAGTAACGCAGTAGTTGGTAACtgagttgttattattttgcatTACGATACTTTGGCCATTAGTTGTACGTTAAGAAAGAACAGTAAGTATTTCTCTCTATTTGTCATGATATAAAGTTTACTCGAATAAAGAGGAATAAGGTGAAATACACGCTCCAATATGAAAGCAAAAGACATCACCATAATGAAAGACATTTTTCTATTTATCTTACCAGGTGACGTAGTTGTTAATAACTGAGTTGTAATTGGCTTTATTGTTTCTTCTGTCGTTCCTGTGAGATACAAACCATACATCGCTCTACTTTGCACAAAAAACCAAATCCCTGTAGTTGCAGTATTATTTATAGTGATTTATCTGTTCATTgtataaatcgaaagtgcaaagTAAACCGCATCAGATATTAACATTTGGCGATACGATACAATGACCATTGCTTGTACGGTAAAAGAAATAGTTGGTATTTCTCTCTATATGTCAAAGAGGAATATTATGCATTACACGTTCcgatatgaaaataaaagacaTCACCATACTGGAAAATATGGTTCTGTGTATCCTACCAGGTGACGTAGTAGTTGGTAATTCAGTTGTACTTGGCTTTATTGTTTCTTCTGTCGTTCCTGTGagatacaaacaatacattaaCTGACTTTTCACAAAAACCAAATCCCTGTACTGGCAGTATTATGTATAGTGATTTGTCAATTAAATCCATATATATCGGAAGTGTCATTGAAACCAAAtcagatattaatattttgcattACGATACATTGGTCATTAGGGTACGAAAGAATAGTTGGTATTTCTCTCTATTTGTCATGTTATAAAGTTTACTCGAATAAAGAGGAATATTATGAAATACATTCTCCAATATAAATACAAAAGACATTACCATGTTCTTTTGATAAACAAACGCGTTTTCATTGCCTGAATTTGTAATTTGCTTGTTCTCTGCGAATGTAACAACATTTTGGCAAAACAATTTACATCTTCATGGTTGTATGATTATTAACAACGCAATAATACCAGCAACAAACAGAGAGTCAGAAGGTATGGGGTGTGTTcgagttttttttaattaaacaaatagGTAGGCTTTAAGCAGTGGTGTATCCATATCATAACCAATTAGATGATTTAACTAGATTTCTCAGGAGCAATTCACATCGTTTATCTTTCACTAGATAGGAAGGATGTTTATGAACAATTTAATATTGCATAATTAATATGATTTCTTCTATTATCACATGATATCAGTAGTGCGCTTGATATGCTACGGGACTCACCTACACTGTAAAAACTAAAAGGGTTTATTTACCCCAAAAtagggtaaatgtaaatcccgCATGTGGACACAAAGTATGGGTATTTATAACCACATTTAGATGTGCATTTACCCTTTATTGTGtcgctatgcaggatttacatttacccactatttggtttcttttacacaatttaggtgtgaatttacccattattgtgttgctatgcaggatttacatttacccactatttggttacttttacacaatttatttgtaagtttaccctttattgtgttgctatgcaggatttacatttacccactatttggttactttaacacaatttaggtgtgaatttacccatatttgtgttgctatgcaggatttacatttacccactatttggttactttaacacaatttaggtgtgaatttacccatatttgtgttgctatgcaggatttacatttacccactatttggttactttaacacaatttaggtgtcgatttacccatatttgtgttgctatgcaggatttacatttacccactatttggttactttaacacaactTAGGTGTGAATTtgcccatatttgtgttgctatgcaggatttacatttacccactatttggttactttgacacaatttaggtgtgaatttacccatatttgtgttgctatgcaggatttacatttacccactatttggttactttaacacaactTAGGTGTCAATTTACCATTATTTGAGTTGCTAAGCAAGACtcacatttacccactatttggttacttttaaaCAATATAGGTGTAAATTTATGACTTAGTTGTGTTGATGTGTGGGATTATTCCATTAGATCTTTTGGTACTATTATGCTTAAGATGTACAACTACCTCTTTGATGCTGCTGcacataatttacaattatattaaaggtattctgtattggcccaaaattatagcatgctataatcgctagatgttttcaaagaatactttcctggaggtcacTACCCTCCAATGGTTCACAGACATTCTACATTgagcacacaagatgactgaatgtctcagtgagaAAAATTTCCTCAAgagtggtaataaaaacagttcagaaTTTTAAGcaaagatgaccatatttgGCCAACACAGCATACCTTCATTGGGCTACATAACACAATGCAATTTAATTGTGCAGATTCTTGAATTAATATAATGGGTAAGAATGTTAAATTAGGAGAAAACTAGAAACTTCAAACATGAATACTACACTGCATAAACGTGATATGAATAATCAATGCAATAGCATGTTTATATCAATCTAGGAATATTCATGCATAATGTACAATATGGTGAAGCAACACTTAAAGTTGGTAACATATGTGTATACTAGTAAAACCTTGActaaaaaatgttacatttactaATGTATGATCACATTTTCTCAACAATTGGAAACTGCCACAACCCATTACTAGGCATGTCAGGTATTAAACCatgtaacaattttcatttacatCGATGAATACATTTGTAAAATTAAGGTGTGCCAAtcttttaacattaacataaatcTCTATTGACCACAAATATTACTTTCAGGTTGTCTGTTATGATTATGCTGTATCACTGTCACCTTAAAAATCTGGTATCACTCAAAAAGTGCATTACTTTGGCATAACATTGGTAAAAAAGACCATAACTCCCACTTTTATAAAATGGCTCAGCAAAAAATTGAGAAACTTGGAGAATATTGGGATAAACAATAATAACTtactaataaaaacaatttgtatGTAAACAACTAACTTTGCAAATCAATGCAGGTACATCAACATGCTTTTGTTTATGATCAAACCCATCAGTTCTCACTGACCATGAATGTTGCATCAACACAATAAAGGTTTACATGATAAGACCTGTATGTTACTAAGTTGTAAATTAATAACTCTAAAACATACCTCAACTCTAATGTATGATTAATTATACAGTTCTTAGTGCtttaacatttcatgttgaTTTATCTTGAATACAACAGTACACTCAAAAAGTTGCATTAGAGTGGTGCATGTTTATGtgcaccacccccaccccaccaaccaAATTTTGTTGTGACAGAACAAGCCACAATATATGGAACTTTCTTGTCACTGATCTAATTGTTCCAGCAATTGTCTCcatgattttatttatatgtgCATCAAGCATTACAAAGATTATCGATAACAACTTCCTGGTCTTGGTAtaaattgacaaaaacaaaatcaaatcgaGCAAAGATACGGTGATGCTTAAGTTTAGGCCTATGATTGTGAATGATCACCATTAACCATCTGTGTTGAGTGTAACCGAGGCTAACTGAGGAAGACTAGCATACAATTAGTCTACACTAAGCTTGCTTCAACTAGGCTGAACGTTAAACCTTAATCACTATACCCCTCTATGTTTATTGTAGACCCcacaatttatcacaaaatattactgtaCACAATTTGCTATTCTTAATGCTCATCAATCTTGGTTTGAATGTATAAAAAATTTACTGgcttagataatttgcttaATATCAACTAATTGCTGTTTGGCCTTCTTATTACACCCAGTTCTAATTGTATTAACAGCTTATTATTGACTTTACTATATGACACCTTTTATAAAGTTGCATTAGTGTTCCAACTAAATTTTCGCCCCCAACTTTGCTCTTCGTCATAACAAGGCATGTCACAGCACTTCAAACTTGTAGTTGCCCCTGATCTCACTGTTTCACCAATATTGTAATGTTTAgtattatatatcatttaagtGTACTAAGAATTACccaaattatcattttacacattatttgtcTTGTAAAATTGTGCTAACAAACTAAATCCCTGAAAACAACACTATGCAAATCCAGCAAACAATCTGAAAAACATAACTAACAATAATTCTGGGTCaacaaataacagaaaaacaatagaacttgaagaaaagtcacaaaatgaaataaatcatgCTTGAAGTTTtgcaattaatgaaatgatcttTTGAGGCAATTTCCCCTTGTCTTTGCATTGCagcagaacattttgcagaaatgtcAGTGTTCCTTTTACTTTGCcgttatactgtatgttgaaaACATAATATGTTGCCAGCAGGATTAGAACTGCCTCAGGGAAAGATGCTGCAGTACTGCATTTTTCGTTTTCTGCAATGATTGTTATGTTTGATGGGTCCAGCGGATCCCCAGTGTATGTTATGACCGGTGTGCTGATTTCAACATCCGAGCTAACCtatcaaacaatgaaataaataggATGATTAATTCCTGATAACACATTTTCAAAGGTAATCCAGCTTCTTCAGAATCACATACACTAAACTTGCATTTGATAATATTACTTGGGAGCTGATTTGAATAAGCATCATTTCTAGCTATAAATGAATATTGCGAATGTTTCTATAACTCAGGGTATATATAAACCAGAATGTCAAAtaacttagtgattccttgccattatGAAGCAACATTAGATGGCATATTTTCCAACTTCCACCGTGCTGACCTGATATCACCAGAAGTGCCATTGGCCTTAGAGTATCGAATAATAGGTGCCTATATAAGaagattgaatttgaaaccAACTATCATTTCTTCAGCGATCAACTTTATTAAGACTTGGCTCTAATTGAAGACAAGTGAACTGTGACCTCCATACAAAACATTCGGGATTTGCTACTTACCAAATGCTACCTAAATTCAATTCATGATATGTGGTGGTAATTAAAGGGTTCAggttttcatgtttgttgatctcaaatgacctctgaccacaATCAAAAACAGGAAGAACCACCTACTCACCAAGGGTTACCTTGTGTTatcttttaattcaaagaaaaaataggGATCATCTGCTCACCAGGGCTATCTACATATTACTCTTGAAGTGCAAACCATCTTTCACTTCTTGAGGTATAGTGTTTACAAACCGAGGCCTCACACACACCCCGATCAGCATTGCATAGATTTCTTTGGCCTTAGAAGGGTTATCGACATATTACTCTTTACATCTTTTGCAAGTTTACAAATAATACACCAACTAATGAAAGGGTTATTAAAATGGGAAGcttacatcatcatcactgtttatAAACAGAAAGTTGCGATCTTCTTTCAGGAAGCCAGGTAGTATCCAGAGAGCTGCGGTCCATGTAGCATCTGTAGCAGAAATAAACACTGAAGTTATTGTCTTCATTCagtgtaaatgaatgtaaaatgtaacacAACAGTAAAAAATTTCATGCTGATTTCCTGAAAATAACATAATGATTTAGTAAGTTGATGTAGTGTATCAATGCAGTTTTATCTCTGCACTCTTAAAAATAACTACATTGAAGTGTTccttaattaatgttttattgcagGATTCAGTAAACCATCTAATTCATCCAATGACGACACTGTTGCTACTTTGCCTCATATGGTCACAACTTGTCTCCTTGCTCagattatcctgtatatatgaAACAGGATTGGCcacatttttcttcattatctTGAAAGaccttggatttttttttaagttttcaaacatCTGCCATCAGTTTaactaatttatattttaagaagCTGACAAAATGCTTGTCTCAATTGAAACTGTTAAGACATATCTCCTAGTCTACATAATAgtaaacttttttattatttttggtaaTTAACTCAGCACTTTGAGATGTTAACTTAccccttttgtctttttctgTCAATTGCTGAATAAAGTTGTTGTATTCAACAAGGAATCGAAGAGTGCCCTTTGAGTGATTTGTGTTGTAGGTGATGATCTTTGCTGCAATGTCATCAAGATTTTTGTAGAACATCTCCGACACTGCATCCCAACTGATGATGGCTGAAAAATCTTCTATGATCTATGAATTAAGGTAATAAAAAGGATGATAATGACattgtattaataaataactttcAAACAGGAACTTTCAGCCAAGTATTCGTGTTAGATCATTAAGTCAGTAAAAGAATCTTGTTTTGGCAGTTATTCATGATTTTCTTCAGTCAAACCTCTATTTTAGTAGAAATtctaaacattcaaatactcttACATATCATCCATGGTATTTAGATTCACCTACTTTTTTGAAAATCCCTGTCAAAGCTAACAATGTGTTTCTTCCATGGTAAATAAAACAGCTATGATAAGCTCACTTGGCAGGTTAATTTGTGGCAAAATGCACTCATGACCCTTTTCCTTGAACTTTGTCTACCTCAAATGATTCTTGAACTAAAAAAGGTAGGAATCATCTACTAACCAAATGCAATCAACATTCTAAGGGATTTTTAAGAAGCCAGTAACTGACAATTTTAACAC
This window of the Apostichopus japonicus isolate 1M-3 chromosome 9, ASM3797524v1, whole genome shotgun sequence genome carries:
- the LOC139973764 gene encoding uncharacterized protein; its protein translation is MTDAGKLCDFAAKFPCKGSHCLPSPCTSKTSQESKEPTTGVTIEPQGTTLGTTEETIKPSTTELPTTTSPGTTEETIKPSTTELSTTTSPGTAQHTIKPSTTESPTTTPPVLYSDCKEVYDAGYTQDGVYKILPAGWPGSAFHVYCKMDNGGGWTIFTKTGIHTRSALVMSAQTFGLEMTKFIT